A stretch of DNA from Verrucomicrobiia bacterium:
CGGATGACCGGCGCCCCCAGCCGCCGAATGGCATCGGCAAAATCCAGGTAAACCCCCAGCCCACCCGGACCCACGCCCCGGCCTTCATCACACACTTCTTTGGCCGCCCGCGAAGAGATGTCCCTCGGCGCCAGGTTGCCGAAACTGGGGTATTTGCGTTCCAAGTAATAATCGCGGTCCTGTTCAGGGATGGCGCCAGGCGGCTTGGCGCGGTCTTCCTTTCGCTTGGGCACCCAAACGCGTCCATCGTTGCGGAGTGACTCAGACATCAGGGTCAGCTTGGACTGGTGCTCGCCGCTCACGGGAATGCAAGTGGGATGAATCTGGGTGTAACATGGGTTTGCAAAGAACGCCCCCTTCTTGCACGCCCTCCAGTTGGCCGTGACATTGCAGCCTTTCGCGTTGGTCGAGAGAAAAAAGACATTCCCATAACCGCCCGTGGCCAGCACTACGGCATCCCCGGCATGCGATGAAATTTCCCCAGTGATCAGGTCGCGCGCGACAATCCCCTTGGCGTGCCCATTAATCACCACCAAATCCAGCATCTCGGTCCGCGGAAACATCTTCACTGTCCCAAGCCCGATCTGCCGGCAAAGGGCCTGGTAAGCACCCAGGAGCAATTGCTGGCCCGTCTGGCCACGGGCATAAAAGGTCCGCGATACCTGCGCCCCGCCAAACGAGCGGTTGGTCAGCAACCCGCCGTATTCGCGAGCGAAAGGCACCCCCTGGGCAACGCATTGGTCGATAATGTTCACGCTCACCTGGGCCAACCGATAGACGTTGGCCTCGCGCGAGCGAAAATCACCGCCCTTTATCGTGTCGTAAAAGAGCCGATAGACGCTGTCGCTGTCGTTGGCGTAGTTCTTTGCAGCGTTGATGCCTCCCTGGGCGGCAATGCTGTGGGCCCGCCGCGGGCTGTCCTGGAAGCAAAAGCACTTCACCTGGTAACCCAGCTCCGCGAGACTCGCCGCCGCGGAAGCCCCGGCCAGCCCCGTGCCCACCACGATGATGTCGAATTTGCGTTTGTTGGCGGGGTTGACCAGTTTCAGGTCGAACTTGTGCTTGTCCCACTTTTGCGCGAGCGGGCCGGAAGGGATTTTGCCGTCGAGGTTCATGGCAGGTTGAGATGCTGCCTTCCATACCCGCAGAGGATGGACAAGGGAATGGAGGCGTAACCAATAAAGATGAGCAGGGCCAGAATGCGGCCAGCATTGGCCAGGAATGGGCGATAGGCATCGCTATTCCAGCCCATCGACTGGAACATGCTGCTGGCGCCGTGGCTCAAGTGCAGGCACAACAGCCCCACTCCCACAATGTAAAACGCGCAGACCCAGCCGTTGTTAAAGCCAACCACCATCATCCGGAAAATATCATGGCGCCCCTGAGCGTCGATGAAGGTGGCAAAATTTTGCCCCGTCAGGTTCACGTACTTCACCTCGGCTGTGTAATGAAGCAGATGATAAACGATAAAGAAAAAGGCAATTATGCCGCTCATGAACATCGTCCTGGATGCGTAGGCTGAGCCAATGGGTTGATAGACGGCATAGCCTTCGGGGCGCGCTGCCTTGTTCTCGATAGAAAGTTTCGACGCCGACCAAATGTGCAAGACCAGGAAAGTCAGTAGAATCAAGCGGGCCGGCCAAACCAGTTCGAGATTCGTTTGAAGGAAGTTCCCGTAGCGGTTGATCACTTCCGGCCCCAGGAATATCTGCAAATTCCCAACCAAATGCGCAATCACGAACAGGAACATGAAAAAGCCTGTGATCGCCATGATGTACTTCTTGCCCAGTGAGGATTTAAATAGATGCGCAATCATGTTCATGGCGTGCCACCCGACCATGCCGGAAGCAGGTCCCGGGCGTCGCGTTCCAATGAATCTAATGCCTTTCAAAGCCGGGTCAAGAAATCTAAACTTATCCCGTAAAAAATAGGGTCGATAAGTTACGCTCACCAATCGAGCATCTCCTTGTCGGCTGACTCTGAAGGCGCTCGCTTCCGGGGCCGCAATCTCCCGGGCTGCAGGAAATCCAGCGCCTTCTCAGGTAACTCCAACTAATGTTACCTAATTTTATAACCGGACATGCTGTGAATTGACATTCCCTGGCCGCACACATTTTTTCCTGATTCGCACCGGTTTTTCTCAGGGCCAATGATAAGGTCAGTTCCAAACTTTTGTAGGAGACGATGTAAGGGGTCTCTGATCAAGATTGTCGGCTGGCCGCCTTTGGTTCACCCGGAAGTTGCTGATCAGAGACTCGACTCCTTACGTCGTCTCCTACACTCAGGAATGGCGGCTCGTTGCTTCGACTCTGTCATTAGCCCTGCGGTTTTACTGTGAACGCTTAAACCAGGCTTGACCGGTGAAGGAAGAAACAGGATAGATACTGCCTTTGAGTTCTTTGCGTCCTGTTGCGGCGGTTGTGCAATCGGGCCTTGTTCCAAAAACCCTAAGCTGATTTTAGAAATGACAGACCCAGCCGTTACGCCCGAGGCGGTTCTTAAGCACAACCTCACGGTGGACGAATACGCCCGGCTCAAAGAAGTGCTCGGGCGCGAGCCGACCTATACCGAGCTGGGGATTTTCTCGGTCATGTGGAGCGAGCACTGCTCGTATAAGAACAGCCGGCCCCTCTTGAAGACCTTTCCAACCAAATCGCCAAGGATTCTGGTCGGAGCCGGCGAGGAGAATGCCGGGATTATTGATATTGGGGACGGTCTGGCCATCGCGTTCAAGATCGAGTCGCACAACCATCCCAGCGCCGTCGAGCCTTTCCAGGGTGCAGCGACCGGCGTCGGCGGCATCATCCGCGACATCTTCACCATGGGCGCTCGGCCTGTCTGCTCGATTAACTCGCTGCGCTTCGGCCCCATCACTCCCTTGCCAACCCCTGCGAATGCCCCCAATCAACCTCCTTCGACGGAACCCGGCCCTCAACTGGCCAATAACCGGCGGCTGTTCAGCGGCGTGGTGGGCGGCATTGCGCATTATGGCAATTGTTTCGGGATTCCGACCGTTGCCGGCGAAGTTTATTTTGATCCGTCTTACGAGGGCAACCCGCTGGTGAACGCCTTTTGCCTGGGTGTTCTGCGCCACGACCAGATCGTTCGAGGCCGCGCCAGCGGGGTGGGCAATCCCGTTTTCTATGTCGGGCCTGCCACGGGCCGGGACGGGCTGGCCGGGGCGGCGTTTGCCTCGCAAGATTTGACCCAGGAATCCGCCGAGCAACAACGCGGGGCGGTCCAGGTAGGCGACCCTTTCATGGAGAAGCTCGTTTGCGAGGCCTGCCTCGAACTTCTGGCCACCGGGGCTGTCGCCGGCATTCAGGATATGGGCGCAGCGGGGCTGACCTGCTCGACCTGCGAGACGGCTTCGCGGGCGGGGACGGGGATCGAGATTGACCTGGCCAAGGTCCCCCAGCGCGCCCCGAATATGACGCCCTATGAAATCATGCTCAGCGAATCCCAGGAGCGCATGCTCATCATCGTTCAGAAGGGCCGCGAGGACGAGGTGAAACGGATTTTCGATAAATGGGATTTGCCCTGGGCCGAAATCGGGCAGGTGACCGATACGGGCCGGATGGAGGTCCGCAACAACGGGCAGGTTGTGGCGGATATTCCGGCCAGAAAACTGGCCGATGAAGCTCCGGTCTATCAGCGGGAGGCGCGTGAGCCTGCGTATCTCGAGGCCGTGCGCGCCTTTACTCTGGCGGGGTGCGCCGATACGCAGGATGCAACCGGCGCGCTCAAGAGCCTTCTCTCCTGGCCCACCATCGCCTCAAAAAATTGGGTGTACCGGCAATACGACCACATGGTCCGCGACGGCACGGTGGTTTGCCCAGGCTCGGATGCCGCTGTGCTCCGCATCAAAGAGGATTCATTGCCCCAAACCAACGGCCATCCAGCGGCCCAAGTTGATGCACAACGCCCCCCTTTCATCGCCTCTGCCGGAGAACCCGTCGGCGCCCTGGCGCTCCCGGGTTCAACCAGCCCAAATGGTTCGCAAACCGATTTCCCAACCAAATTGATTGCGCTGACAGTCGATTGCAACGCCACTTACGTTTATCTTGACCCGTTCGAGGGCGCCAAATGCGCCGTGGCTGAAGCGGCCCGAAACCTGGCCTGCTCTGGCGCCGCCCCGCTCGGGGTGACCGACAACCTTAACTTCGGAAACCCGTTCAACCCGGAAATCTTTTGGCAACTGCGCGAGGCCGTCCGCGGCTTGAGCGAGGGCTGCCGCGCTTTTAATGTCCCGGTGACGGGCGGCAACGTGAGTCTTTATAATCAGAGCCCGAACGGCCCAATCGATCCGACCCCCACCGTGGCCATGGCCGGCTTGATCGAGAAAGCCGAACATATTACGACCCAATGGTTCAAAGATGAAGGGGACGCAATCATTCTGCTGGGGGTTGCTGTGGACGAGGCCGATGCGTTGCAGGGCTTGGGCGGCTCGGCTTACCTGCAGGTGATTCACGGCTTAAAGACGGGCACCCCGCCCCGCTGCAATCTCGAAGCCGAAAAGGACCTAAACCTGGGGTTGCGCGCACTGATTTATTCCGGCTCGATCAAAAGCGCTCATGATTGCAGCGAAGGCGGCCTGGCGGTGGCGCTGGCCGAAGGCTGCATCAGCCGGCAGACCGCCCGCGATACCGCCCCCCTCGTGGGAGCGCAGATTGAACTGGGCATTTCACCGGAGCCCAAGGCAGAAGAACAAAAGCAAACGTCCGGCGCAGCCCAGCAGGAAGAACATCCTGCCGCCAGCAAACCACCCATCCGATTAGATGCGCTCCTCTTCGGTGAGACCCAAGCGCGCATCATCGTCTCGACCGCCCCCTCTGACGCGGTGAAGGTAGTCGAGCGGGCAAAATTGCTCGGAATCCCGGCTATGCGCATCGGCACAGTGGGCGGGGACCATCTCTCAATCAAGACTTCCGGGGGTGAATTGAGCTGGCCTGTAGCTGAGTTGCACGACCTTTGGTGGAACGCAATCGGACGAGCCATGCGATGAGCTGCGCCCCAAAAGAGGCGCTCACATTTGCTCGGTTTCGGTGCTGACTGTCCATTGACCCTTGAGCGCCGCCATTACAGCGTGCCAGGAAAGAATGGCGCACTTGACCCGCGCAGGGAATTTATAGACACCGGCGAAGACCGCCAGTTTGCCAACGTCCCCCTCAATGTGTCCTGTTGTGACCAACTCGTGCACCTGTTGGAACATGCTTTCCACATCCCCTTTGGTTTTGCCTTTGACACTCTCGGTTAACAGCGAAGCCGAGGCCTTCGAAATACAGCAGCCCGCGCCTAGAAAACTGATGTCCTTGATGCGCTCGCCATCCATCGTGAGGAACAGCTTGAGTTGATCACCGCACAAGGGGTTGTGGCCCTGGGCCGAACAGGTGGCGGCGGGCAATTCATGGAAGTTCCTCGGGTGCTTGCAGTGATCGAGGATGACCTCCTGGTACAGCTCGGAAAGGTCGTCGGACATGGAGGCTGCATTCATTTAGCTGGCGCGACCACGTGCGGAGTGGCTTCGAGCCGCTCCCAGACTATCCCATCGAGTTCCTGGCGGGCGGCTTCTAACCGGACGCGCTCAATTATCTCTCCCGCAAAAGCGTGGATCAACATGTGCCGCGCCGTTTCGACTCCAATCCCTCGAGCCCGCAGGTAAAACACCGATTCTTCATTCAACTGCCCCACCGTCGCGCCATGAGTGCACTTGACATCATCGGCGTAAATCTCCAACTGCGGTTTGGTATCCACCGTCGCCTCTTCCGACAGCAGCAGGTTCTTGTTGGTTTGCTTGGCGTCGGTCTTCTGGGCCGGTTGCCGGACCAAAATGCGCCCGTGAAAGACCCCCTTCGAGCGGCCATCGAGAATCCCATTGTAGTATTCGTGGCTGTTGCAATGCGGCTGAGCATGCTCGACGACCATGTGGTGGTCGGCCAATTGTTCGTCCCGGGTGAGATATAGCCCGTTCAGAACGCATTCGACCCCTTCGCCTGCGAGGCGGGCGCGAATATGATTGCGCGAGAGTTTTGCCCCGAGCGCAATCGAGTGCGAGATGAGGTTGGAACTCCGGCCCAAATGGGCATAAATCGCCGCTATATGGAATGCGCTCGAACTCTCGTCCTGGAGCTTGCAATGCTCGAGCGCGGCGCCTTCCTCAAGCACCAGCTCGGTTACCGCGTTGGTGAAATAAGGCGAGTTCACCGTGCTCACATAGCTCTCGATAACCGTCGCGCGGCCGCCTTTCTCGGCCAGTATCAAATTGCGCGGATGGGCCGTTGCCCCGGCTTCCCGGCTGCTCGACACAAACTGCAGGTGAATGGGCGTTTCTATCTGGTGTCCGGCTGCAACTCGGATAAATGCGCCGTCCTGTAAAAAGGCCGTATTCAATGCGCCAAAGGCATTCTCGTCTCCTGAGGTTTGGGCGCCGAGGTGTCTCTGCAAAAGAGCCGAATCTTCGGTTAGAGCGGATGCCAGGCTTTTGACCGTTAGACCTTCCGGCGCCGAGCGCAAATCCGAAAGCCCGGCGGCAAAGTGGCCGTTGATAAAAACCAGGCGGATGGCGTCCAGCCCGCCAAAAACAGCTTTCGAAACCTCCGCGCGCGTCAATTCGACATGGCCCGCCTCCAAAATCGGGTGAAACGGCAGTTTGGCAATCGGGGCGACATTGGTAAACCGCCAATCCTCGTCTTTGAGAGTCGGAAACCCCGTGTCCGCGAATCGGGTAATCCCGGCCTTGCGCAAAGGGAAAACCCAAGCCGGCTGCCTGGCCTCGCCTTCAAATCGCGCGAATTTCTCCAGGTGCGGCTCGGTTTCCTTCGTGACCCGTTTTTCCATTGTTTCCAGCATAAGGTACAATCTCTTGGCCAAAAAGCCCGTCAAATCGAGCCAGTCAGTCTTCCACGAGTAACCCATTAAGGCAAGCCCCGCTGGTCAAGCCAGCCCGCCTGCTGCAAAAAACCAAGCAGCCGCGGGTCCTCAGCCGATAAGGGCGGCAGCCACAGACCGAGTTCCTGGCGTGTCCACCATGCCCCTTGCGGGTTTCCGGGTGGGGCAAACGCGTAGCGGTACAACACGGCACGGATGTAATGCGGCGGCCTTTCCGGGAACGGGTTTCCGCCTAAAAGACTCAGCGCCCCCGGGTCGTTGTGCAAAAGCTTCCAGACCAGATGCAACGTCCAGGGATACTCCTCGGGTGTGCCCATGGCGGCAAACCACATTTGCCAATCCAATCGCGGTTGGTAAGGGGCAATTTGCCGGGGCCTGCGGTCGAGGGCCACCGGCAGCGCCTGGTAAGGGTATGCCTTCCAAACCGCTCGCCCATCCGGCGTCGAGGCAGCGGTCCCTTCAAAGACCACGTTCAAGCGCTCGCGCCCCACGCTGCCGAAAGCGCCATAGGTGCTGACCAGGTCCAGCGCATCGAAAGAGGTGTTCATGATCTGGCTCGGGGAAATCAGATTGACGACCGGTTGGATGCTCAGCAGTCCAACCATTACCGCCACCGCCCATCCGGCGCGTTCCATCGCCCGGCTCGACTGGGCCGCAGCAGCGGCTTTGGACGCCCGGTCCCCCAGCCATCGGGGCAGGAGCTTGCGCCAGAATGAATCATCGAAACACGCCAGCGCCGGGACGATGGTCAGCCAGTTCAGAAATGAAAGATTTCCCCCCAGGATGAGGGTCAACTGAAGCAGGACCAGGATGACCCCCGCAATGTGGCGGGCCGTGCGCGGATAAAACGCAAACCATGGCGCCACCAATTCTGCAAGGTAATTGAACAGGACCCCTGCCTTTAACATCCACCGCGGCAGGAAGTCAAACCAGCGGCTGAGGGGATTGGGGATCGGCTGGGTCTCAAAATGATAATAGAGCGCGGTGAGGTCCCGCCACACCCGGTCGCCACGGAGCTTGATAAGCCCCGCTCCAAGCATGATGCGAAAAATCAACCAGCGAAATAACCACACCACCACGCGTGGCGGTGATCGTTTCGGGAATGGGCGTCCATCCAACAGAGGGCAAAGGAAAATCGCCAGAAACCCGGTCTCTAACAGTTGAATTTCCCAGCCGTACCCATACCAATCCTGTCCGATGTGGACGAAGGACATGTAGAGCGCCCAAAGCAGCGTCATCACAAGCGCGTTCGCGTAACCGCAAGCCACAATGCACGACAAGCCGAAACCCACCCACGCCGCCGCTTCCAATTCCATATCAAAATGCGCAAACCAAAACAACGATGGCAATCGAACAAAACCGGCAAAGGACGAACCCAACCCGTTCTGAACGCGGGCCAAAAATAAGTTCACGGGCAGCAGCCCATTCGAGCCGATCAAAGGCAGGATTTGTATCGCTGCGGCCAGGAATGCCACGGCATACACGCACCCCAGCAGGCGCAGTATCATGAAGCGCGTCAGCCAGTAACTGGCCGGCTCACGCGGCGCGGGTGGGACGGATTGCGTCGTCATTGTTGCTGAGCTGATCTTAGCGGTTGCGCAGGGGCCGCTCCATGCCTATGGTTAGCTGGCTGGTAGCGGAAACAACAGGTTAAAACCAATGCATTTGCCCGATGGGTTTTTGGATGCGCGAACCGCCCTGCTCTCGACGGGGGTGGCGGCCACCGGAGTGGGCATTGCTGTGCGCCAGGTGCGCGCTACTCTCCAACCACGCCAAATGCCGCTCCTTGGCTTGGCTGCAGCTTTTATCTTCGCCGCCCAGATGCTGAACTTTCCCATCCCTGGCGGCACGTCCGGCCATTTGATTGGCGGTGTGCTGGCAGCCGTGCTGCTGGGCCCTAGCGCCGCTGTTCTGGTGATCACCTGTGTCCTCATCGTTCAATGCCTCATGTTCGCCGATGGCGGCCTGCTGGCCCTCGGGGCCAACATCTTCAACATGGGGATTGTTAATGTATGCGCCGGTTACTTTGCCTTTCGCCTGGCCAAACGCCTCATCCACCGCACCGAAGAAATCCGCGCGACGGTGTTTGCCTCTGCTTTTGCAGCCTGGGTTGGAACGGTGCTGGCCTCGATCACCTGTGCCGGCCAGCTCGCGCTCTCAAAGACGGTGCCGTGGTCGATTGCCTTCCCTGCCATGGCCAATGTGCACATGTTAATCGGCGTTGGGGAAGGCTTGGCCACGGGTCTGATCACCCTGGCTGTCCTGCGCGCCCGGCCTCAGCTCCTGGCACAGGCAAATCAGAGACTCAGCGGCACCCCTCTGGGATTCCTAGGCTATGGCTTGTTGGTGGCCTTCGGCCTGTCCATCTTTGTCGCCCCTTTTGCCTGCTCCTGGCCCGATGGACTCGAGAGTGTCGCCACGCGATTCGGCTTCGCAGGCAATGCCCTCCCAGCCCTCGCCGAGGCCCCGCTGGCTGATTATCGCCTGCCCTTCGTCGGTTCGCCCACTGTCGCCACCGGCGTGGCCGGCCTGATTGGAACCGTGCTCGCCTTTGTGGCTGCTTATGCGCTGGCCCGGCTCCTGGTGCCGGTCCTGGGCGCTTCCAAGAGGGATGCGCGTTCACAACATTGACTCGCCCCAGCCCGGCTTTTTGAATCGGGTGCCGCCGGGACTCAAATTAGCTGCCGCTTTGCTCATCCTGCTCGGGACGGCCCTGCTGCCCAGGCGAGTCGGCCCGCCCTACTTGCTCCCTGCCTCTCTCTTATTGTGCCTCTGGCCCTTTTCTCGCATGCCTTTGGGCTATGCCTTGAAGCGATTGGTCCTTGTGGAGTTTTTTATTCTCGGTATCGGGTTGCTCTCGCTGCTCAGGCCCGAGGCCTTCCCAGCGCTTATTTCCGCCGTCGTCAAAAGCAACTTGTGCGTTTTCACCATGTTGCTGCTGACCTGGACCACTCCCTTTCAGGAAATCCTGCGCGAATTGCGCCGGCTGCGCTTGCCCGCCGTGATGCTCACAACTCTGGCCCTGATGTACCGTTACTTGCCGGTCCTGGCCGATGAATCCCGCCGCATGCAGCGGGCCCGCGCCAGCCGCACCTTTTCCCCTAGCCGCCGCCTGGCCTGGCGCAGCCTGAGTGTCATTATCGCCCACCTCTTTATCCGCAGCATCGATCGGGCCGAGCGCATCTATCTTGCCATGTGCGCCCGCGGCTGGAAATGAACGCCGCTGTCGAAATCCGCAATCTCTCCTATCGCTACCCCCCCCAGGGGCGGCTGGCGCTGCATGAACTCTGCTTTTCCGTCGCTCAAGACGAGTGCATCGCCGTGCTCGGCCCCAACGGCGCCGGCAAATCGACCCTGCTCTTGCATCTCAATGGCCTGCTGCCCGAACGCCCCGCCGACCAGCCTCAAATCTGGATTGGCGGGGAGCCATTAACCGGCAAATCTCTCACCAAAATCCGCCAGCAGGTGGGATTGCTCTTCCAGGACCCGGATGACCAGCTCATCTCGACCACCGTGTTTGAAGACGTCGCCTTTGGCCCCCAGCAGCTTGGAATCAACGGAGCAATCCTGCGGTCCCTCGTGACCTACTGTCTCGAACAGGTCGGCCTGCGCGGCTTTGAAGACCGCGAACCACAACGGCTGAGCCATGGCGAGAAGCGGCGCGTCTGCCTTGCTGGGGTGCTGGCCTGCAAACCCACCGTGCTGCTGTTGGACGAACCCACCGCTGACCTGGACCCCCGGGGCCGGCGCGAGTTTAAGGCCCTGCTGCAATCGCTGCCCGGCGCAAAAATCATCGCCACACATGACCTCGAACTGGTTGTGGACCTCTGCTCGAGGGTCGTCATCCTCGATGAAGGCCGGGTTGTCGCCCAAGGCCCCACCATCCCCTTGCTCTCCGATGAACCTTTGATGCTTTCCCATGGCCTTGAAAAACCCCATAGCCTTCTCCATCGGCATCCCCATGGACCCAGCGCCTGAGACCGCGTTTGAAAATGGACGGCGCCCGCTCCTCCTCGTTCTCGTTCTGCTCCTTCGTCATCGATTTTCAGGTCTTTCGAGCACGAGGACGAGGACGAATGGCGGCAATTCTATTTTTAAAA
This window harbors:
- a CDS encoding fumarate reductase/succinate dehydrogenase flavoprotein subunit, translated to MNLDGKIPSGPLAQKWDKHKFDLKLVNPANKRKFDIIVVGTGLAGASAAASLAELGYQVKCFCFQDSPRRAHSIAAQGGINAAKNYANDSDSVYRLFYDTIKGGDFRSREANVYRLAQVSVNIIDQCVAQGVPFAREYGGLLTNRSFGGAQVSRTFYARGQTGQQLLLGAYQALCRQIGLGTVKMFPRTEMLDLVVINGHAKGIVARDLITGEISSHAGDAVVLATGGYGNVFFLSTNAKGCNVTANWRACKKGAFFANPCYTQIHPTCIPVSGEHQSKLTLMSESLRNDGRVWVPKRKEDRAKPPGAIPEQDRDYYLERKYPSFGNLAPRDISSRAAKEVCDEGRGVGPGGLGVYLDFADAIRRLGAPVIRERYGNLFDMYEKITGENAYDVPMRIFPAVHYAMGGLWVDYDLMSNLPGLFVLGEANFSDHGANRLGASALMQGLADGYFVLPYTIGNYFVTSKQPKPATSHPEFKKAEEGAQGLTRRLLSIKGKRSPTSLHRELGRLLWEKCGMARNEAGLKEALKRIPELRAEFWSNVNVTGENGELNQSLEYAGRVADFMEFAELLCLDALHRRESCGGHFRQEFQTPDGEALRDDEHFAYVAAWEHQGPDKPPLLHKEPLAYEEAHMSTRSYK
- a CDS encoding lipase maturation factor family protein, encoding MTTQSVPPAPREPASYWLTRFMILRLLGCVYAVAFLAAAIQILPLIGSNGLLPVNLFLARVQNGLGSSFAGFVRLPSLFWFAHFDMELEAAAWVGFGLSCIVACGYANALVMTLLWALYMSFVHIGQDWYGYGWEIQLLETGFLAIFLCPLLDGRPFPKRSPPRVVVWLFRWLIFRIMLGAGLIKLRGDRVWRDLTALYYHFETQPIPNPLSRWFDFLPRWMLKAGVLFNYLAELVAPWFAFYPRTARHIAGVILVLLQLTLILGGNLSFLNWLTIVPALACFDDSFWRKLLPRWLGDRASKAAAAAQSSRAMERAGWAVAVMVGLLSIQPVVNLISPSQIMNTSFDALDLVSTYGAFGSVGRERLNVVFEGTAASTPDGRAVWKAYPYQALPVALDRRPRQIAPYQPRLDWQMWFAAMGTPEEYPWTLHLVWKLLHNDPGALSLLGGNPFPERPPHYIRAVLYRYAFAPPGNPQGAWWTRQELGLWLPPLSAEDPRLLGFLQQAGWLDQRGLP
- the purL gene encoding phosphoribosylformylglycinamidine synthase subunit PurL → MTDPAVTPEAVLKHNLTVDEYARLKEVLGREPTYTELGIFSVMWSEHCSYKNSRPLLKTFPTKSPRILVGAGEENAGIIDIGDGLAIAFKIESHNHPSAVEPFQGAATGVGGIIRDIFTMGARPVCSINSLRFGPITPLPTPANAPNQPPSTEPGPQLANNRRLFSGVVGGIAHYGNCFGIPTVAGEVYFDPSYEGNPLVNAFCLGVLRHDQIVRGRASGVGNPVFYVGPATGRDGLAGAAFASQDLTQESAEQQRGAVQVGDPFMEKLVCEACLELLATGAVAGIQDMGAAGLTCSTCETASRAGTGIEIDLAKVPQRAPNMTPYEIMLSESQERMLIIVQKGREDEVKRIFDKWDLPWAEIGQVTDTGRMEVRNNGQVVADIPARKLADEAPVYQREAREPAYLEAVRAFTLAGCADTQDATGALKSLLSWPTIASKNWVYRQYDHMVRDGTVVCPGSDAAVLRIKEDSLPQTNGHPAAQVDAQRPPFIASAGEPVGALALPGSTSPNGSQTDFPTKLIALTVDCNATYVYLDPFEGAKCAVAEAARNLACSGAAPLGVTDNLNFGNPFNPEIFWQLREAVRGLSEGCRAFNVPVTGGNVSLYNQSPNGPIDPTPTVAMAGLIEKAEHITTQWFKDEGDAIILLGVAVDEADALQGLGGSAYLQVIHGLKTGTPPRCNLEAEKDLNLGLRALIYSGSIKSAHDCSEGGLAVALAEGCISRQTARDTAPLVGAQIELGISPEPKAEEQKQTSGAAQQEEHPAASKPPIRLDALLFGETQARIIVSTAPSDAVKVVERAKLLGIPAMRIGTVGGDHLSIKTSGGELSWPVAELHDLWWNAIGRAMR
- a CDS encoding SUF system NifU family Fe-S cluster assembly protein, with the protein product MSDDLSELYQEVILDHCKHPRNFHELPAATCSAQGHNPLCGDQLKLFLTMDGERIKDISFLGAGCCISKASASLLTESVKGKTKGDVESMFQQVHELVTTGHIEGDVGKLAVFAGVYKFPARVKCAILSWHAVMAALKGQWTVSTETEQM
- a CDS encoding ABC transporter ATP-binding protein; translated protein: MNAAVEIRNLSYRYPPQGRLALHELCFSVAQDECIAVLGPNGAGKSTLLLHLNGLLPERPADQPQIWIGGEPLTGKSLTKIRQQVGLLFQDPDDQLISTTVFEDVAFGPQQLGINGAILRSLVTYCLEQVGLRGFEDREPQRLSHGEKRRVCLAGVLACKPTVLLLDEPTADLDPRGRREFKALLQSLPGAKIIATHDLELVVDLCSRVVILDEGRVVAQGPTIPLLSDEPLMLSHGLEKPHSLLHRHPHGPSA
- the sufD gene encoding Fe-S cluster assembly protein SufD, translating into MEKRVTKETEPHLEKFARFEGEARQPAWVFPLRKAGITRFADTGFPTLKDEDWRFTNVAPIAKLPFHPILEAGHVELTRAEVSKAVFGGLDAIRLVFINGHFAAGLSDLRSAPEGLTVKSLASALTEDSALLQRHLGAQTSGDENAFGALNTAFLQDGAFIRVAAGHQIETPIHLQFVSSSREAGATAHPRNLILAEKGGRATVIESYVSTVNSPYFTNAVTELVLEEGAALEHCKLQDESSSAFHIAAIYAHLGRSSNLISHSIALGAKLSRNHIRARLAGEGVECVLNGLYLTRDEQLADHHMVVEHAQPHCNSHEYYNGILDGRSKGVFHGRILVRQPAQKTDAKQTNKNLLLSEEATVDTKPQLEIYADDVKCTHGATVGQLNEESVFYLRARGIGVETARHMLIHAFAGEIIERVRLEAARQELDGIVWERLEATPHVVAPAK
- a CDS encoding energy-coupling factor ABC transporter permease produces the protein MHLPDGFLDARTALLSTGVAATGVGIAVRQVRATLQPRQMPLLGLAAAFIFAAQMLNFPIPGGTSGHLIGGVLAAVLLGPSAAVLVITCVLIVQCLMFADGGLLALGANIFNMGIVNVCAGYFAFRLAKRLIHRTEEIRATVFASAFAAWVGTVLASITCAGQLALSKTVPWSIAFPAMANVHMLIGVGEGLATGLITLAVLRARPQLLAQANQRLSGTPLGFLGYGLLVAFGLSIFVAPFACSWPDGLESVATRFGFAGNALPALAEAPLADYRLPFVGSPTVATGVAGLIGTVLAFVAAYALARLLVPVLGASKRDARSQH
- a CDS encoding succinate dehydrogenase cytochrome b subunit; protein product: MNMIAHLFKSSLGKKYIMAITGFFMFLFVIAHLVGNLQIFLGPEVINRYGNFLQTNLELVWPARLILLTFLVLHIWSASKLSIENKAARPEGYAVYQPIGSAYASRTMFMSGIIAFFFIVYHLLHYTAEVKYVNLTGQNFATFIDAQGRHDIFRMMVVGFNNGWVCAFYIVGVGLLCLHLSHGASSMFQSMGWNSDAYRPFLANAGRILALLIFIGYASIPLSILCGYGRQHLNLP
- a CDS encoding CbiQ family ECF transporter T component, with protein sequence MRVHNIDSPQPGFLNRVPPGLKLAAALLILLGTALLPRRVGPPYLLPASLLLCLWPFSRMPLGYALKRLVLVEFFILGIGLLSLLRPEAFPALISAVVKSNLCVFTMLLLTWTTPFQEILRELRRLRLPAVMLTTLALMYRYLPVLADESRRMQRARASRTFSPSRRLAWRSLSVIIAHLFIRSIDRAERIYLAMCARGWK